DNA from Bacteroides zoogleoformans:
CCCTCTTTTACGTAGTGGGTCACGTCGGCGATGTGTACGCCTACTTCCCAAAGTCCCTCCTTCAGTTGGCGGATAGAAAGGGCATCGTCGAAGTCTTTGGCATCTTTAGGGTCGATGGTGAAAGTAGTCACTTGGCGGAAATCTTCACGCTTGGCTATTTCTTCGGCAGAGATTTCGGCGGGTATCTTGTCGGCGGCTTTCTCTACGGCAGCAGGGTAGACATACGGCAAGCCGAATTCCGCCAGAATGGCATGCATCTCGGTGGTATTGTCTCCGGTTTTTCCCAAAATGTCAATTACCTGCCCGATGGGGTTCTTAGCCTTGTCCGGCCATTCCACCACCTTCACGATGGCTTTGTCGCCCGTCTTTCCACCTTTCAGCTTCTCTTTGGGGATGAAGATGTCATTGGCCAGCGTGCGGTTTTCCGTCACCAGGAAGGCGTACGATTTGCCCACTTCCAGCGTTCCCACAAACGTGTCGTTGGCTCGTTCCAGTATCTCCACCACTTCTCCTTCGGCTTCGCGCCCGCGGCGTTTGGCATAGAAGGCGATGCGCACCCTGTCGTTGTTCATGGCGTGCGCCGAGTTTCGTTCGGCGATGAATATGGGGTCTCCGCCTTCATCGGGCAGGAACGAGTTCTTTCCGTTGCTCTTGCGTTGAAAGACGCCCGTCATCTCCACGCCGTGGGTATTCAGCTTATATCTGTGCTTCTCCACCTCGCTGATGTAATCGTCCATCACCAATTCGGACAAGATGTTCATGCACAGCATCTTCAGCGGGTGAGTGGTCAGCCGCAGTTGTTCGAATAGGTATTTCAGGGATAAAACTTCGCCTTGCTTGTTGTGGAAGAAGTCCAGCAGCACTTTGGCAAGCTCTTTCTTTTTCATGCGTTTGCCGGCTTTTTTGTCTTTTTGCTTAGCCATAATCTGTCTTTTTATGGATGCGTAAAAAGGGAAGTATTATCGATATTCCGCATCCGTTTCTTTTGCAAAGAAAAGAATTTTTTGTTTTCGACAGTTCAAAATGTTTCAGAAACTTCGTATCATGCTGAAAATAGTGTCCGACCGGAATTCCTTTTCATACGAACTCCATATCTTCTCCGCATCCGCTCCGTCTATCCTCCGTATGATCTCCGTATCACCTCCGTATCACCTCCGTATCATCTCCGTATATCCTCCGCTTATATAGATACGGAGAAGGTATGGGGAAGACACGGCGTTGATACGGCCGGGGTATGGTTTCGGTGGTAGGGATATATTGGCTTGCCGCATATTGATAAAGACAGGTGATGATAGATGTATCGATTCAAGGTACAAGATAGATGTGCTTATAGAAGAATATTTCATTAAAAAATAAACAGCTTCTGAATATAATATCCTATCTTTGCGATGATTTATCTATGAGAAAATGGAGATGCAGACTTTAGACACCGGAAGTAGAGAACAAGCTGAAAGCTCTGTTTGTCAAAAAACGCATTTATAAATATATACGTTGAACCAAAGAAGTAGTATGGAAAGCATCTTAGTGACAGGAGCAAGCGGATTTATCGGTAGTTTTATTGCGGAAGAGGCATTGAAGCGCAAATTCGGTGTATGGGCAGGCATCCGCTCATCCAGTAGCCGCGAATACCTGAACAACCGTAAGATACATGTCCTTGAACTGAACTTTGCCCATCCCAATGAGCTTCGTGCCCAATTGTCAGGGTATAAGGGCACCTACAATAAGTTTGACTACATCGTCCATTGTGCAGGTGTCACCAAGTGCGTCAACAGGAATGAGTTCGACCACGTCAACTATCTGCAAACGAAATTCTTCGTTGATACACTGAGGGAACTGAACATGATACCCAAACAGTTTATTTTCATCAGCACCTTGAGTGTATTCGGTTCTGTTCGCGAAGAGACATACGAACCCATTTCGGATCAAGACACTCCCTGCCCCAATACGGATTACGGATTCAGTAAACTGAAGGCAGAGCTTTATTTGCAGAGTATTCCGGGGTTCCCTTACATCATTTTTCGCCCTACAGGTGTTTACGGTCCGCGCGAGAAAGATTACTTTCTGATGGCCAAGTCCATCAAACGGCACATAGACTTCTCCGTGGGGTTTCGTCGGCAGGATTTGACGTTTGTATATGTCAAGGATATTGTGCAGGCCGTCTTTCTCGCCATGGAAAAGAAAGTGGTGCGCCGCGGTTATTTCCTGACCGACGGAGGCGTTTACCAAAGCCGTG
Protein-coding regions in this window:
- a CDS encoding NAD-dependent epimerase/dehydratase family protein, encoding MESILVTGASGFIGSFIAEEALKRKFGVWAGIRSSSSREYLNNRKIHVLELNFAHPNELRAQLSGYKGTYNKFDYIVHCAGVTKCVNRNEFDHVNYLQTKFFVDTLRELNMIPKQFIFISTLSVFGSVREETYEPISDQDTPCPNTDYGFSKLKAELYLQSIPGFPYIIFRPTGVYGPREKDYFLMAKSIKRHIDFSVGFRRQDLTFVYVKDIVQAVFLAMEKKVVRRGYFLTDGGVYQSRAFSDLIRKELGNPFVIRFRCPLIVLKLVSLLADFWAKRRNTTSTLNPDKYRIMKQRNWQCDITPTVEELGYHPEYDLERGVKETIAWYKEKGWL